In Chiroxiphia lanceolata isolate bChiLan1 chromosome 7, bChiLan1.pri, whole genome shotgun sequence, the DNA window GGCTGTCAACTAGTATCAGCTGTGATGTTGTGTTTGTGATGTGGCTATCCAGTCTACTAGGAACAAGGCTGAAACTGATATATTTCACACAGAATTGCAAGCAGCTGCCATGTGATAATGTCTGATGGAGTAACTATAGCCCTGATTgggcttttaatttttgcttgATTTCAGTGAAGACAAATAGGAGTTTTGCTGCTGACTTCAGCAGGGTCAGGATGATCTATAACCAATCTCCTTCTGTCCCCTGTGATGTATCTGTGAGGAATCCATGTAGGAACTTGCTTCTCTAATCaatgcttccttccttcctgcagaTAGCTTTATAACTTAGAGAGTTACCTTGTATTCAAATGACTGCTGCTTAGATGTTCCACCAAACCAGCCCTTTAAGTATTACTCAAGAGGAAACTCAGCAAAACACTACTTGCTGATGCCTGTGACACAAGAATGACtctgttctttgaaaaataGAGCAATCAAAGGGAAAGGTAAAGAAACTTACATAAAATTAAAGAGGGTGGTCCTACTTTATAGCTGGTGCCATACTTTCctgtcagtgcagcagctgctttctttCCAACTTGCAtctgaaaattcaaaacagGGACAGCATTGTCATCGGTGGCAGTATCTTCAGCAATTATTTTGAGTGGACCAaaatttttgtctctttcagCTTTATATTTACATATGATCAGCTTTaagttttaatattattatttcaggTCTTTAAAGGAACCCATTCTAAACACTTGGACAAATTCTccttgattttttaaagatagGGATTCTATTTGCTTTGTTGTGAGGCTAGAGGGCTGTACTTTGGAGAATTAAGAGTCCATGCTGTATAGCAAGCACACTGGCACTGACTACAGCAGTGACTGACCTCTTACTCTTGTTGCCATAGGCTCTGTATCCCACCATCTTTAGAAACTGAGCCATAGACAAACTAAATGACTTCTCCAATGACTCTTGAAGTCCAAACCCAAATCCCTCATGGTCTTGACTAGAGCTTCAGCTACTGGAATCTTCACAAATACACATGTGAATGAACTCAAATCAGAACACTCAGAAACCGAGGGGAGAAGTAACCAAGAAGTAGGTGCTTACTTTACTTCCATTCTCCTGAGATCACATTTGGAATACCCTTCCTGGACACAATCATGACAGCCGTATGTGTATAATGTGCTGGCATCCTAAAGTGCAAACTCATTCTTTTATGCAGCAAAAAATGTTGCTCTTCTCCATTTACCTTGCATTAGCCCTATCTGTAATAATTCAATTTTCCTGATTTAAGTTGAAGAATTGGAATTTCTGAGGCAAATAAACCTTGCTGATACTGCACAGAGCATCAGTAACTTTGGGAGCCAAGGCCCTGAATAAGCCCCATTCTTCTGAAGGAAAGCCAGAGGGCAAGTAGGGTTGTGCCACATGCTACTGCCTGTACTTGCTCTCTATTAGTGTAGAAGATTAACGTTTTGCCTACCAGTTCTTCATTGTTACTTGGAGGTTTAGTTGTAGAACCATATGGACTGAGGATGAGCTGTCCATAGGAGTGGATCGTTAAAAAGCACGCAATGTCACTCTTCTTCCTTCTGATAAGCTCAGCCACAGCTCTTGTCTCAGGTTCTGATTCTGGTTCAGAGCCACAGAAGACATTACTGCTGCAGTCAAAAGAAACACCAATACCTGGAGAGGAATACAAAAACTGAATCAAAGGAGAGACATAAAACACCAGTTCAGAGGGAACTGGGAAATTTATCTTGGAGTGTTAAAGCATGTGTTTATGTGGGCAGGGAGACTAGACAGCTCAGTGGGACTTTAGCATTATACTCTGTTGGTACCAACTAAAATTTCCTAcaagactgaaatatttaatgcacATTTACAGGATGGCTGCAATGAAAACACTGTGACACCACCACAGTGTACCACTTGCCAGGGAAGCTTTGGGGCCTCCTTGAAATTCATGGCAAACATAAATAGTGGTTGTTAAGTGATTAACTCCTAACATTGCTATCTAGAGCTGATGCTTGCTCTTGCAGTGAATTAGAGGTATAGCTACTTAAGCAGCAATTTTctacttacaaaaataaatggcagTTGAAAGTCAATGAGTTAACACCGttacaaaacagaatttttttttacctatgTCTTGATAACAACTAGATGAGTGTTCCTTTCTTATAGgacttcatcttttttttttttttttctgaaactagTTATTACCCTTGCTTTACATTTGTGTTCATGATCTGAAATACTTCAAACTTACTGCCCCAGGATGAATTGAAGTTTCGGTTCAGATCTGTCCCATAGCAGGTGCCATTCATATATGGAGAACGGTTTTTCCTCCACAAACGATCCTAAAGAAAGGTAACTTCTGTTACATAATAACAACTTAATGATCCACATGGCCCAGTAATAATAGGGTGTAAAGACTCCTTTATTTTAGACCTCTGCATTCTAAGTAACTCTTGCATTGTAAAAGTACAACTCTGTGTGCAAAGGTGATAAAGCTTAGTGATACTACAGCCAGGCTGTCATCTGCCACAAGCCTGCATGCACCCTGAAATGAGCttcctgagctttttttttttaattattctcttTCTGTAACACTCAACTGCTTCCATGCCGTGTTGCAGTCCTAAGCAAGACTTGGCATTGTGAGGGATAAGAGACAATAGCTGaacttctgtttgtttcagaTCACAAAGATTAATTCTTTTTTGTCAGCTAACCTTGCTACTGCTCCTTGATTCCCTACTATACTCACTGCTATACTTGGTTCTGTGCAGACCTCACTGCACTGCCTTTATGAGCTTCCCAACTGAATCACCTGTGCATCCAAGTGCAGTGTGTGGTATGCCCCAAACCTACTGGAGACCTTGGGAGACAGCAGGATCCACATGGTGGTAGGCTGAGGATCCACATTGGGCCATGCTGAGGTCCTGCATTAAAAGGTGCTTCAACTGGGCTCAAGAGCTTGGAAGCATGATGTGAGTGGCTGAAGACCAACATTTTGCATTATCCTCTATATCAGAAAAGGACACAGAGCACACTTATTTTAAAGCCAAATAGCCCAATATTTGACCAattctcctcctgtcccatgCAAAGGTGCTAAGACCCATCTGCTAGTTGAGATCTTTTGCAAAGAATGAATGGCTCTTCCAGACATGTTTCACTCCATCAACCAGGCCTTGAGCTGTTATCAAGGAAGTTAAATCCATATATGAATAtaagccagcagtgccctggcagccaggagggccaaccatgttCTGGGATGCATCAGGCAAACATCACCAGCCGGTCAAGGGAGGGAATTGTCccactgtgctctgcactgggatggcctcacctggaatattgtggcagttttgggcaccacaatataggaaagatattaagttgttagagagtgtccaaagagGGGCAgtgaagatggggaagggccttgaggggaagccaatgaggagaggctgaggtcaCCGGGTCtgttaagcctggagaagaggagactgaggggagacctcattgcagctacaacttcctcgtgagaagaggaggggcaggcactgatctcttctctgtggtgaccagagACAGGAtccgagggaatggcctgaaattgtgtcagggaaggtttaggttggatattaggaaaaggttcttcccccagagggtagttggacgctggaacaggctcctcaggaagtggtcacagcaccaaacctgacagagttccagaagtgtttggatgatactgtcaggcacatggtgtgactgttggggatggCCCTGTGCAGGTCCAGGAGCTGgattcgatgatccttgtgaatCCCTTCCACCTCGACACATCCTGTGATACCCAGAAACTCAAAAGCAATTGATCCTGTGGTTTTGTCTTCCCAATGCTCATGACATATGCTAGGAATTTTTAGCTCTGCAATCTCAAGTGGCTGTTGATTtgccagaagaaacaaaacctctCTGCCATGAAAGGATTTGTTTGGGTAAtgtcactgttttctgtttaaatataatTGCTATTACTAAAAGTATCGAAGCATCTAGAAGTAACAAAACATGTCGTGCACTATCATTCTAGTTCCTGGATTTTCACTACTTACTGTTTTCCAGGAATAGATGTAGCCATCAATATTGAGGACTGGCAAGACATAGAGATCCAAATGCTGCAGAAATCTTCTAATCTTTGGGTCGGATTTGTAATTTTGAagaatctgaaaagaaaaagtacagaGCACTGAGCAGATAATTTAGTGGTGATCACTGGAAAGAGCTAGTTTAGAACTATTATTAGGGAATCACTCACTCCTGGATATCGTTATGGTATCCAACATCTACTTGATCTCCCAATATGTTGAGATAAACACGTTTTGTCACTAACAAAGTAACAGGATATCCAGTGAGAGTGTATTTCATATAGATACAGTCTTGTGGGTATGAAAACTGCATGATAGAGTACCTGTGTGCCAGATACTTTCTGTATGCATGGAACATTGCTAGACCATAGCTTAGGGTTTATTTCAGGAGGATTATCACTTTGTGATACAGAAAGGCTTGATCCAAAAGCcactgtgggaaaaaaagagggaaggattTTTGGAAGCATTTGGAAACGGTGCAGGTGGAGGAATTGATGCACTAATTAATTTTGCCCCATATCTCAAACTGTGATTTGGACTTAGGTCTCCACAGATATCTGTACTATGTactaattttgaaaatcatatttgaacagaaaaacataattctTGGTACCATGACAGAGAAGAGAACTGAAGTATccaaagttatattttttttattatctaaaTGGAAAAGTGAGAACTCACTTCTTTCACAAACCACTGACAGAAGGCTGGAGAGATCCATTCTCTGGCATGAATCCCACAGTCCATCCAAATTATCTTTTTGGGTTTATTTGATGGTTGACTGATCTGAGAgattgtaaaaataataatttaaaaactgttacATTACAATAAAATAGCCTAATGTAATAGAGAAAGTAAGGATGTGCCTTGAAATGCCATTGAGCCATCtgagattattattattacagaCATCATTATGACAAGCTTTCCTTCCTAATAACCCCATCTCTGTAGTATCTCAAGGCATGAGCTTTAAAGTGTCTGTTGAGCAGAAGCGTCAATAGAACAGTTAATAGAAcggtttctctttttttcccctttttcatttgtattagTCATTCACAGGAGTGGTTGTTCTTAGTTGGAgatcctttttttattatattttttttagaagggGAAGTAAAAAAAGGCAGGGAATCTAATTTTATGCAGTGATAAGGACAGATTAGACAATAGCTAACCCAAATATTAAGACTATGGTTTTTGCTAGTGGGCCCAATAAAAAATGTCATGGAATACTCCTAGCAGAAAAGCTATATACTGTAAGAAgtaacaaaaacaacaaaccaaaagtCTTTATCCTCACACAGCTGTTGCCAAGCTAGTTTcagcttgatttttatttctaaacaaGACTTTagttaatttgttttcactaCATAATAGCAATAGCAAGCTTATGGTGATAGTGTATATCAAAGTTGGCAAATCTTATTGTACTGTGAAGGAGTAAAACCATCTCGTGCTATCTTGTTAAATATCCAAATCCTGTCttcttctgtgtattttttttcttgttaaggTTCCTTTTATTATTAAGAGAAAGTTCCTCCTTTACCTGTAGATAATACATTGGTCGATTCTCAAATGTCATCCCCAGGAAGTTCTGAGTGACCAGCTCACTGTAGTTCTTCTGGATCTGAGTCATCCATTGATAAATCTGAAATAGTCACAGAGAATTCTTTGTGCAAAGTTGgagtttccttctctttcccaccTCCACTTCCAGattaaaacatttgcttttgtttagaCAAGCAACGTTTTCCTCAGAGCTTATTTCAATCTATGATGTCACTCGTACTCGTGGAAGGTCTTTCACATGCATGGTCATATCTCACAGGGTGTTAAAAGATGACATCACTGCAATACAACATGGATACTCCACTCTGGATGTCATTCAACATGCCCATCCTATTGGGTATCTCCCTGTTGAGTTCACCAAATGTGAAGCCACACCATCAAATCTTCAAAACAGTATTACAGTCTCTTCCCTATCAGTACTGATTTTCCACATCTGAGTTCAGCAGCACGCACCCCAAATAGGTAGCTCAAACAAAATATACCAGAGGGTTGACTCTGTTCTCTCACTTCTATTATGCATCTAGGAGGAAGAATACCACCATGCTCTGCTTTTGCCCAGGTTTACCGACTCGCCTGTGAAACATAATACCAAAAAATCTTCACTGCCCACCCTTATGACATTATTCTCTCCCAAATTATCAAAAACctgcctttaaaatatttctttctacaGGTCTCCCATGTTCACCTCTTCGTCCTCTCTGGGATTCCAGACACCACAATAGTTGTTGCACTTCACATTTGGCTCAGCGTCAAGCAAACAGGgatttaaatgaataaaagctAGAGACAATGATAAAGCATAACAGGGTAGAAAGGTAGCAAACCAATCAACTGAACCCCAGAATATCATCTGCAAAACAGTGTGGCTGCTTCATGCAGAGCATTTGGGTTTTGGTCAGTGGGGAACTGAGGATTTAATCACAATTAATGGCAAATCCATGTTCAATTCAACCACACCAAGATTCTAGTCAAAGAGTAAGGACTGATTCTGCAAAGAAGAAAGCCAGGAAGAGGTTCACTGACTTCAGCTGAGCTTTCTGCAAGCACAGAGTTGCCTGCTGTAGCATTTACAAAACTTAACAAAGAACACAAG includes these proteins:
- the CPO gene encoding carboxypeptidase O, yielding MWLSLGIVFSLGMLIPGKLSLKLQYDRDQVLHIVPETFQQVQHLQLLHSTLLLDLWKPLMPEDITAGEDLHIRVPAPLVQEVKDSLDQHMISYSVLIPDVQELVDLSMPRERSSHKQVQEGYVYTQYHPMEEIYQWMTQIQKNYSELVTQNFLGMTFENRPMYYLQISQPSNKPKKIIWMDCGIHAREWISPAFCQWFVKEILQNYKSDPKIRRFLQHLDLYVLPVLNIDGYIYSWKTDRLWRKNRSPYMNGTCYGTDLNRNFNSSWGSIGVSFDCSSNVFCGSEPESEPETRAVAELIRRKKSDIACFLTIHSYGQLILSPYGSTTKPPSNNEELMQVGKKAAAALTGKYGTSYKVGPPSLILYNNSGSSRDWAHMIGIPLSYTFELRDNGTYGFLLPADQIQPTCEETMLAVTTIIDYVYQEYLPGGAVVLTCSSLALSLCLSIVLTWTVS